The genome window TGGTGTCCGTTGCCGTGCCGCCCGCCGTGGCAGGGCTGGGCCGGCTGAGCGTCTGGATCTTCAGTCCGCCCGCGGCGGTCTCCGTCTTGCAGTCGAGGACGCCCTTGACCCACTTCTTGTAACCTGCCGGGCCCTTGATCGTGAAGTCGTAGGGCTGATCCTCCTGCAAAGGGATGGTCACCTTCTGTGACGCCTCTGCCGGGATCGTGTGCTCGGCGCCCATCAGATCGAACGTGAACGCCTTGTCGCCCTTGTTCACGGCGGAGATGTCCACAGCGCCCTCGGCACAGTTCTTCTCGGCCGACAGAGCCGGTATGGCGCCCTTCTCTGCCCAGGCCGCCGTGGTCGTGGCCGAGACGGTGGACTCGCTGGAGCCGGCGAGTATCTGCGTCTGGCTGCGGGTCTCGGAGGTGAGGGCCCGGCCTACCGGCACGGTGGTCGACGCCTGGACCGTCAGCTGTCCCCAACCGGGCTGCGCCGTCTTCGGCACCTGGAAGTAGATCCGGCTGCCGTCGGTCGCGGTCGTGACCGGCTTGCCGCCCTTGTCGACGATCTTCACTTTCGTGGTGGCGGCGTCCGCCGGCGGGGTCACCGTCACGCTGTCCGCGTTCGTGTGCACCGTGACCGGGCCGAGCCTCTCGCCCGGGTGGCCCGCGACGGCCGGCGGGTCGAGGGTCAGGGACGCCGCGGGCTCCGGGAGGCTCCGTGCGTGCTTCTCCAGGTAGTCCGCGAGCCTCTCGGCCTGCGGGTCGACCGCGTCCACGTCGGCGCCGTCCGAGAAGCGCCAGATCGCCACCTGGGTGCCGGCCGCCGCGTCCTGCTCGGTGAGGCCCTTGGCCCCGGCCTCGGCCGCCAACCGCGCCAGGTCGTTCACCTGCGGGTAGGAGTTCTGCAGGATCCAGCGGATCTTTCCGGCGTTCTTGTTGCCGTTCAGGGACGTGCCGCTCCACGACGTCTCGTGGTACCTGGCCTCCTTCTGCGTGGGGTTGTGGATGTCGATGCCGTACGTCTGCAGGGTGCCGCCGTTGTCGACGGACATCTCGAACAGGCCCGCCGACAGCTGTTCGTCCGTGCCGCCGCCGTGGACGACGGCGGCCCCGTAGGTCTTGAGGCCGCCGATGGTCGCGGTCGCCCCGCCCTCGCTCTGCGGCGTCCCGTCGGCGGCCGTCGCCCCCGCGGCGGCCAGCGGGCCCGCCGCGACGAGTCCGGACACCAGCGTCGCGGCAGCGAGGCGGGCGGCCCCTCGCCTGCGCGCGGACGGCGCAGAGAACGCAGCAAACACAGAATTCCCCTTCGAGCAGGACCCGTTGACGTGGGGTGCGTGGTCCCACCAGCAGAATCAGAAGCCCCGAGAGCTATGCCCGGCATCCTAAGGACGCCACGCACCCCGCTCCCCGATCATGTGACCCAACAGCCGATCCGACTCGCAATCGTTATCGCTCACACAGCCTGTG of Streptomyces cynarae contains these proteins:
- a CDS encoding thioester domain-containing protein — encoded protein: MFAAFSAPSARRRGAARLAAATLVSGLVAAGPLAAAGATAADGTPQSEGGATATIGGLKTYGAAVVHGGGTDEQLSAGLFEMSVDNGGTLQTYGIDIHNPTQKEARYHETSWSGTSLNGNKNAGKIRWILQNSYPQVNDLARLAAEAGAKGLTEQDAAAGTQVAIWRFSDGADVDAVDPQAERLADYLEKHARSLPEPAASLTLDPPAVAGHPGERLGPVTVHTNADSVTVTPPADAATTKVKIVDKGGKPVTTATDGSRIYFQVPKTAQPGWGQLTVQASTTVPVGRALTSETRSQTQILAGSSESTVSATTTAAWAEKGAIPALSAEKNCAEGAVDISAVNKGDKAFTFDLMGAEHTIPAEASQKVTIPLQEDQPYDFTIKGPAGYKKWVKGVLDCKTETAAGGLKIQTLSRPSPATAGGTATDTNLAETGTSSATPLIAGTAMALVLVGGTALLLVRRKQTSTHD